Proteins found in one Quercus robur chromosome 2, dhQueRobu3.1, whole genome shotgun sequence genomic segment:
- the LOC126715649 gene encoding F-box protein SKIP1-like: MDDNNKKEEEEEEEGEGSGCTEPGSDWADLTRECLTNILSRLTLEQRWLGPMLVCKSWLQACTDSSLHSSFDVEPHFDTNTDSPRLWTPDFERKIDSMLRSVVVWSDHSLTAIRTRHCSDLALSFAAERCPNLEVLSIKSCQNVTDASMAKIAFRCTKLREVDISYCYEISHESLVLIGRNCPNLKVLKRNLMNWLDPSQHFGVVPNEYLSACPQDGDSEAAAIGKYMPYLEHLEIQFSKLSARGLTLICEGCVNLKYLDLSGCTNFTGRDIANASSNLKDLEIKKPNFYIPRSVFHADRYGHWRLYDERFQTDVFRI; the protein is encoded by the exons ATGGATGACAACAacaagaaggaagaagaagaagaagaagaaggagaaggatcAGGATGCACCGAACCCGGATCCGATTGGGCAGATTTGACCCGTGAGTGTCTCACCAACATACTCTCCCGGCTAACCCTGGAGCAGCGATGGCTTGGACCCATGCTCGTCTGCAAGTCATGGCTCCAAGCCTGTACGGACTCTTCTCTCCACTCCAGCTTCGACGTCGAGCCCCACTTCGACACCAACACCGACTCGCCTCGATTGTGGACCCCAGATTTCGAGAGAAAGATCGATTCCATGCTTCGATCCGTCGTCGTTTGGAGCGATCACTCTCTCACTGCCATTCGCACCCGTCACTGCTCCGATCTCGCTCTCTCTTTCGCCGCTGAAAG GTGCCCAAACCTTGAGGTCCTGTCAATCAAGAGCTGTCAGAATGTTACTGATGCATCTATGGCTAAGATAGCTTTTCGGTGCACCAAGCTTAGGGAAGTAGATATTAGCTACTGCTACGAGATATCTCATGAGTCGTTGGTGTTAATTGGAAGGAATTGCCCAAACCTTAAAGTTCTGAAGCGAAATCTAATGAATTGGTTGGATCCTTCCCAACATTTTGGAGTTGTCCCTAATGAGTATCTAAGTGCTTGTCCACAAGATGGGGACTCTGAAGCTGCTGCTATTGGAAAATATATGCCTTATTTGGAGCACCTTGAAATTCAGTTCTCCAAGTTGTCTGCTAGGGGCCTTACTTTGATATGTGAAGGCTGTGTGAACCTCAAGTACTTGGATTTATCTGGTTGTACAAACTTTACTGGTCGGGATATTGCCAATGCATCATCGAATCTGAAGGATCTGGAGATTAAGAAGCCAAATTTCTATATTCCAAGGTCAGTCTTTCACGCAGATAGGTATGGCCATTGGAGATTGTATGATGAGAGGTTTCAAACAGATGTTTTCCGGATTTGA
- the LOC126715650 gene encoding uncharacterized protein LOC126715650 isoform X3 → MKRELLIWLFLIVSIKVLSSSSACTADNSSCKPEKQLKHLYDIQSREDDQRTYEANRGGHHLRISQKAKTVNGGTANLRPRNSRNNRSAANSLLLKSSSLFLVALRHVVLGLVISVFFF, encoded by the exons atgaagAGAGAGTTACTAATATGGCTCTTCCTCATTGTGTCCATCAaagttctttcttcttcttcagcatGCACTGCAGATAACTCGTCTTGCAAGCCCGAAAAACAGCTTAAGC ATTTATATGACATACAAAGCAGAGAAGATGATCAAAGAACATATGAGGCAAACCGTGGAGGTCATCATTTAAGGATTTCACAGAAGGCAAAAACAGTTAATGGGGGTACCGCTAACCTTCGCCCTCGTAATTCACGTAACAACCGGAGTGCGGCAAACTCCCTTTTACTAAAATCCTCTTCCCTGTTTTTGGTGGCACTTAGGCATGTTGTGTTGGGATTGGTCATTtctgttttcttcttttga